The stretch of DNA aaataagaaacaatttCTGAATCTGCATCAGATTTAACCAAATAGGCAAATATCAACCATTATCAACCATCATCAAAACTCAACCATAATCAGATTTAACCAAAtatcaaccataatcaaaactcaaccaAATATCAACCCTAGTTTACCTATATCAAATAGCACAAACACAACAAACAAACCTAAATTGATGAATCTCAAACCCTAAGCTAGAAAACTAACCAGAGGAGGCGAGGAGCAGCCGTGACGGAGAGCGAGACCAGCAGAGTCAGAGGACAAGACCCAGGAGCCCAGGACCGAGACCAGCAGGCAGCAGCGACGACGGCCAGACGGAGCAGCAGCAGTGGCTATAACTCAGTAGGCCACGACGATCGAAGATCGACGGTGAGGAACTGACTCTGACTCAGCGATCGTCAGGGGTGAGGACTGAGGACGGAACTCTAAAGTTCGAGCTAAGATCGATGGATGCTGGAAGTGAGAGAATGAGAGTGACGGTGAGGAGCTGAGGATGACCGAGTGAGAGACTGAGAGTGACGGTGAGGAACTGAAGAACTGACGGTGAAGAACGGAGGAACTGAGGAACTGAGGAACCGAGTGAGAGGCTGAGAGCCGTCGAGGAGACTGGAGATGACTGAGTACTGACGAGTGACGAGGAACTGAGGAGTGAGGAAGCTGCAAATCTGGAATTAGGGATTAGGGATTGGGGATTCATTAGGGTTTCGGCCGTTTAGTTGGGGAATGGGGATTGGGTCGAGTCGGGTCGGGGTGGGTGGGTTCATGGGTTCTGGATCTGGGTTCATGGGTTCAGCCTAAAAAAAAGCCTCAGCCCACCGGGGAAGCCCGCCCTGCCCCGCCAAAACCCACGGTTTAAGCGGTTTGGGTTAGGCGGGCTTTTGTCTTTCGGCGGTCCCAAATTTCCAGCCCAGCTCGCCTTTTTTGGCGGATTACGCGGGCCAGCCCAGCGGATTaaggcccgtttgccacccctacttGGAACTTCTGATAATTGAGAAATGGGCAAAGGGGGAGGCAAAGTAGATCTCATTGGATGACCCGGACCCGGTAACATAATCTGAATCGCCCTTGCTGTCATCTTTTTTGGCACTATCACGAGCCTGGGCAAAGTGGATCGGTCTTACTTCCAATGGGACGACTAGTTGAGGACTCGAACAGGACAACGCACCTCCAACAACCACATCACGAACTCCAGCATACCACTCTATCACATGTTGTGGCATTAGCCTTGCATGTACTTCAAACATTATCTTCACATGTTGATCCCCTTCAATCTAGAATAACCTGTTGGTGAATCCATCGTTCAAAAGCATGTGCAGAAATCTATATGCAACCCGCCCAACTTCCTTGCTACCTATTCTCCCCATGTTGCTCAATATGACCTTTTTAGCGCATGTAGGGTATCAACACGGTTAGTGCGCAACATTAAAATTGAATTAGACTTAAAAATCACTCTTTCATCACCGTTACTTACTATCTCATGCTTTGAGataaattacaagaaaaaagaaCTAATTATTCTCCATGAGAACAAAGTTGATGAAGGGTAAACATagataagagaaagaaaagattgAATTGTAAATTATGAGGGTATAGTTGAGGATGGGAGAATATATATAGAGTTTTTCTCCAATATATCTAGGGTGTAGAGATACTTGCACTATAATACACGTATCTTGAGTGCTGAGATACACATTACACATTTGAGTGTATCTCGAAGACTGAACCCACGTTCGGTGTTTACATGTATCTCGGGTACTGAGATCGTATTCTTAATTTATGCGTATCTCGAATGCTCAGTACCTATTTCCCCACTTTACACATATTCTGGGTGCATTCAGAATACGTCATGCCATTGTTGTATGTGTCACAGAACATGGTCTCAAGACTTgatatatgattattttttaatttcacctTCAGTATCGAGATATAATACGTTGTGCATTTAGGTAATTActtcatattttatatatttctataatttctacatttatttaatttaaataaaaaatctccttaatatattatattaaaattcatGATATTAACTCAAAAATAAACTTGTGGTTTTGAAATGTCATTGTTCCTCTGATATATATGTGTGAGAATATACAATATTAGAGTACCTATTGTTTATAGACTAAGACACAatctaattataataataaaattaatttaaaatataccaaatactaattaatatataatatattctaAGAGTTGGGAATCCTTGTTCTGATTACAAGTCAAACTAAAAGTGACTAGCAACATTAATACAActtaaatttttgtatattatatcTAGGATCGATACTCTAACACGCTGTATTTTAACTAAGAAATGTCATACATTAGAGACAAGTATAGGAATCCCTAAATTTTCTTTGCTGTGATGAGAACGAACTTATTATGGGTAATTTGTTTCAAGTCCTAATCACATTGTTGCAAACAAGGCAAAGATGACTGAACAATCTTGCCATGACACTTCCCTCTTCAATGTCAAGCTCTCTTGTCCTCTTGTTCCACAAGTGAAGTGCATATGTTCTCCCACCATAGAGCAATTCTTCAACCTTATTTTCAACCCAAACCAATTCACTCCCATTCTCAGGCCTCTTGTAAAAATCAACAATCTTGTTCCAATCCACAGGGTAGAATGCCTTAGGTGGCAAAATTGTAAGGTTGTaataattactactactattgTTGTATCCTTGTGTTGCTTCAATTCTTTCAATAACTCTTGAAACCATGTAAGGACCATTATACCCCCATTTATTACCATCAAAAGTTGTTGCAAATTCCCTTAGGAATTCAAGCACAATAGGGTGGTTCATGTCAAATATCAAAACAGCATTGTTCAATCTTAACCATTTCTTGGTTTCTTGGTCCACAGCTTGTGCTCCTATTGCATTCCTCAATAGGGACATATCCTTCACAAAGATCAAATCTGTGTCCACATAAGCACCACCATACTTATATAACATTGCTAGCCTCATCAAATTGGAGAGGTTCTGAGACAGTGGGATGTTTCCGGGGTCCTTGTTACCATTCTTGATCGCTTCTAGCCATGATTTGGCCGGTGTGTTCTTTACCAAGAATGGCAAATCGGGAGTAATTGCCTGTAGAGTAAAGTAGTAAACATTCATTTTAATCTCCAATATNNNNNNNNNNNNNNNNNNNNNNNNNNNNNNNNNNNNNNNNNAATATAATAGACATATTTCTTTAATGTTaactataatattttaaattatattactcTAGAAAATAGAACAAGGAGCATACTGGCGTTTTatctttttagtattttcattttttaaagttATGATGGAAAAAATCAAGAAGTTAACAAAAAAACAtcagtttatggtttattttgtctcactttttcgaaaaaaaaatcaataaaaattaaagtataaaaaactaatttttaattagtcaacattaaccaatttaaaaattttaaatttataattaaaaattgaaaattaaaaatatatagtttaaggtctataatttaaaattataaaataattttaaaataattgactAATGTTAGctggaaaaaaattaattctctgatattttttttaacaaaaaacactaaatttagaaaaagaaaatactgaAATGTTCAAAATTGTAGCccataaaaatgttaaaaaaagatgtatgtacttcatttaaattttttccaaAGCGTTGCACCtcatgaaagtaaaagagcataaTAGTAACGTTATAtgatcaataaatattattattttttattattatttaattaataataatttatatttattttacaaaaattttctgtataaaaaaatagtatttatgCTACTAGTCAAAtaatagagaaaaataataaaaattattagcgTACTAGATTTTGTCaaacaataatatatttttggagTATAAATAAACTTGTCAAGAATGTCAAATCTAGGCCAGTACCTCAACTTTGAGGCCAAGATCAATAAGTGGTTTGAGAATCCGGCTTCCAAGTTCGGAGTCCATGGATCTTGATAAGATCATGAGGCATGCTTGAGGGTGGACCTTGAGAAGTGTGTCCATTGTCATGAACTCCCTCTCGCCAAAGTTCTTCGCCGGCGACAGCCATATGGCAAAGAAGAAAGTTGAGCATCCTTGATCAAGGAATCTGAGGACCCtataattaaagaaagattCTGATAAGTTGGTTGATTTAAGTATCTCAAGTTTTGGTATCTGTGTCTTGAACCATGCCATTCTTTCTGCCTTTTTCATATCCGGTGGTGGAACTAAGggatcttcattctcttcatcaatattattattattatttatcccTTCTTGTGTAGTAGTATTATTTTCCTGCATGTAAGAAAGTTCATCATCACCTAATTCTTTAGGAGATTGATTTTGCTCAACAGCAGTTAGAAGGGTTGAAGAACCAAATGATGTGAGTGCTGAAGAACTAGATTTGTTGTTTTGAACAATGATGAAGAACAATGCAACAAATATTAGGGCATAGATGAAAATGGATGATTTAGTTGTGCCACCTTTTAATGAGTTTTCATAGATATTCTGATGAGAGATTTTCTCATCAATAGCCATGATGAGAGATACTCTTATATGGTCCTACTTTGTGTGTGGTAGTTGTGTGAAAACCTTAggcaaaaattttgaaattaggtTATGATAAGTTATAGGGCATGCATCACCTACAAAAATTTATACATTGGCGTTGCTTAGGTTGGTGGACATTAGAATATGATAAAGGAAATGATCATACGATGTGTGGCAAAACCTTGACTTATTCTTTTTGTTAAATTCTGTTTAGAGCTTTACTTTTAAAAAGGTTGGCAATTTATCACTTATTGTAAAGTCCTTGCATTATTGCGTACTGTTTAATATGATCAACACACAGAAATAATGGGTGTATATCACATCAGATTCATAATATGAGCACTGAAGTTTTTGTCATGATCACATCCATCTCCAAGTGTGTGAAAAACGCTAATTCATCTTTCCTTTCATCCTCTTCAAACCtgcatttaattattattatttttctgacaataataaaatattgtatttctcataaaaaaataaatattgtattttttataagtaaTTACTCGTGATTTCATGTATTACAATTTACAACAacgtattttattattattattaatagtcATTAATAAATGAGTAATACTACGTTGGTATCTAAGGACTAATTAACAAACATAATAGatgttataaataaatttattttttgagtaattattcaaattagtgcttgaaaattttaaaagtagacactttaattttcaaaaaattaatacacaaaaatacTCTTAAAGTTTTTTTCGATGGACAATTCAATTCTAGCTTAATTTTTTCGTTTGTGACCGAAGAAAAATGATGAAGTGGCACATCTGAAGGCCATGTGGACTGCTACGTGTTAGGTGATGCGGCTGGACAAATTAGTCCCTTTCCTTGTCAGCAGAACAGCGTCGTTTTTCACGtttgaaaggaaaaataaaaattctctcTTCACTTCATACAAAGGTACAAGGCCCTAATCCCACCTTTGTTCAATTTTTTACAGAGAAAATCATATCTTGTTAGAGTGTTCATCTTCTACATCATCTCCCACATCACCATCACGACAGTGTTGATAAAATTCTGCACTCTGTTACCATTCGTGATGCCTCATACTCAAATTCAAAAGCACAGAATTGCATATAAGAGTGACAAGGACCACTCAAGACTTGTGTTAAAGAAGGTAAGAATGtattatattcttattcttTATCGAAAAAACTAGTTTAGATTTACTGATTCATTTTTTTTGGGTTGGGGTACAGAGCACAAAACATGCTATGGCATTGTTTGCTAGTTCTGAttttcactacaaaaaaaaggcctatggtcacggtgatctatggtcaccctttttactaactatggtcacggtttttttacCGTGGCCTATTCTCTCGTGGCCATAGGTCTATAGTAACGGTTtttttatctatggtcacggtttttatggtcacggttttaattttcaaaatctgacACTTTAGACCACgtttttttaccgtgaccataggttaatatatggtcacggtaaaaaatcgtgaccatagccttatctatggtcacggttttcaccgtgaccatagactctatggtcacccctccttaaaaccgtgaccatagataaggctaaggtcacggttttcaccgtggccatagcctctatggtcacccctccttgaaaccgtgaccataggccCTACCTATAGTCACGGTTTTCACCGTGGCCATAGACTCTATGGTCACCTCacctaaaaccgtgaccatagcctatctatggtcacgattttttatCGTGGCCATAGTCTCTATGGTCACcccctccttaaaaccgtgaccatagccctatctatggtcacggtttttcaccgtggccatagactctatggtcaccctccttaaaaccgtgaccatagccctgtttatggtcacggtttttcaccgtggccatagactctatggtcaccctccttaaaaccgtgaccatagaccatctatggtcacgatttttcacTGTagccatagcctctatggtcacccctccttaaaaccgttaccatagcctctatggtcactcctccttaaaaccgtgaccatagccctatctatggtcacggttttttaaaaCGGTGACTATAGCCTTTTGTTGTTTATgagattcaatttttttaaattataatcacatcccaaaatgataataatcacaaaataaatctaaaaataagaaattaaagaaatctAAATCATAAAAGTTTCATTATAAGATAGATATGTTTAATCTTTAGTCTAAACGACACAAATCCAAATAGAGTGGA from Arachis duranensis cultivar V14167 chromosome 4, aradu.V14167.gnm2.J7QH, whole genome shotgun sequence encodes:
- the LOC107484863 gene encoding uncharacterized protein LOC107484863; translated protein: MAIDEKISHQNIYENSLKGGTTKSSIFIYALIFVALFFIIVQNNKSSSSALTSFGSSTLLTAVEQNQSPKELGDDELSYMQENNTTTQEGINNNNNIDEENEDPLVPPPDMKKAERMAWFKTQIPKLEILKSTNLSESFFNYRVLRFLDQGCSTFFFAIWLSPAKNFGEREFMTMDTLLKVHPQACLMILSRSMDSELGSRILKPLIDLGLKVEAITPDLPFLVKNTPAKSWLEAIKNGNKDPGNIPLSQNLSNLMRLAMLYKYGGAYVDTDLIFVKDMSLLRNAIGAQAVDQETKKWLRLNNAVLIFDMNHPIVLEFLREFATTFDGNKWGYNGPYMVSRVIERIEATQGYNNSSSNYYNLTILPPKAFYPVDWNKIVDFYKRPENGSELVWVENKVEELLYGGRTYALHLWNKRTRELDIEEGSVMARLFSHLCLVCNNVIRT